A single window of Gambusia affinis linkage group LG18, SWU_Gaff_1.0, whole genome shotgun sequence DNA harbors:
- the slc16a13 gene encoding monocarboxylate transporter 13 isoform X1: protein MTDRKLKSQSQEDGAEGPDGGWGWVLVVALFVSTSLVFGLMRGLGIFFVEFVQYFEESAQAISWISSIGLAAQQFFSPLGAALCNAYNTRLVVMTGGFLSGLGLILASQATCLVHLYFTMGIISGLGWGLVFTPMVATVMANFTRRRALAVGLGFSSIGLSSFAFNPLFQLLVETYAWRGALLILGGLSLNIMACGALIQPECHSKASTKVDSQSRSSRPDLLQRVSSYLEVSLLCERPYLTYALGVTLLNFGYFVPYFHLVAHSRQVGFSEYRAAFIMSAAGVTDIFGRIASGWFSDLGHFRVVHLLTLWTVLAGVFIMLLSVSSWTGSYAVMIVISLLYGFCSGALTSMVFAVVPMIMGVERMMGGLGLLQLIESCAGLLGTPLSGWLRDMTGNYTASFVVAGSFVLLGSLTMTTLPHYFSCAEPPPPQRPVFVDNSETLNLELGQKDGCPSEFNHQTVGQRESTH, encoded by the exons ATGACCGACAGAAAGCTGAAATCCCAGAGCCAGGAGGATGGAGCAGAAGGCCCGGACGGAGGCTGGGGCTGGGTGCTGGTCGTGGCGTTGTTCGTCAGCACCAGCCTGGTGTTTGGACTGATGCGTGGTTTGGGGATCTTCTTTGTGGAGTTCGTCCAGTACTTTGAGGAGAGCGCTCAGGCCATCTCCTGGATCTCATCCATCGGCTTGGCAGCGCAGCAGTTCTTCA GCCCGCTGGGTGCAGCTCTATGTAACGCTTATAATACCAGGCTGGTTGTGATGACAGGAGGTTTTCTTTCCGGACTCGGACTCATCCTGGCCTCACAGGCCACCTGCCTGGTTCACCTCTACTTCACTATGGGAATAATCTCAG GTTTGGGGTGGGGGCTGGTCTTCACCCCCATGGTGGCCACAGTCATGGCTAACTTCACCCGTAGACGAGCGCTGGCTGTGGGTCTGGGTTTCTCTAGCATCGGCCTTTCTTCCTTCGCTTTTAACCCACTTTTCCAGCTGCTGGTGGAGACGTATGCGTGGCGCGGAGCCCTGCTCATCCTGGGGGGCCTCAGCCTCAACATCATGGCCTGCGGAGCCCTTATCCAACCAGAGTGTCACTCTAAAGCCTCAACAAAG gtGGACTCACAGAGCAGATCATCACGGCCTGACCTCCTGCAGAGAGTCTCCTCCTACCTGGAGGTGTCGCTGCTTTGTGAGAGGCCGTATCTCACCTACGCCTTAGGTGTAACTCTTTTAAACTTCGGCTACTTTGTGCCATATTTCCACCTGGTGGCCCACAGCCGCCAGGTGGGCTTCTCCGAGTACCGAGCGGCATTCATCATGTCAGCCGCAGGCGTCACAGACATTTTTGGCCGAATCGCGTCAGGCTGGTTCTCGGACTTGGGGCACTTTCGGGTGGTGCATCTGCTGACCTTGTGGACAGTTTTGGCGGGAGTGTTCATCATGCTGCTGTCCGTGAGCTCCTGGACGGGCTCCTACGCTGTAATGATTGTGATCAGCCTTCTCTACGGTTTCTGCTCTGGCGCTTTGACCTCCATGGTGTTTGCTGTGGTGCCGATGATCATGGGCGTGGAGCGCATGATGGGAGGCCTGGGGCTCCTGCAGCTGATCGAGAGCTGTGCAGGACTGCTGGGTACGCCGCTGTCAG gttGGCTCAGAGACATGACAGGAAACTACACGGCCTCCTTTGTGGTCGCCGGCTCTTTTGTGCTCCTCGGTAGTTTGACCATGACCACGCTGCCTCACTATTTCTCCTGCGCGGAGCCTCCACCTCCTCAGAGACCCGTCTTTGTTGATAACAGCGAGACGTTAAATTTAGAGCTCGGACAGAAGGACGGCTGCCCGTCTGAATTCAACCATCAAACCGTGGGACAACGAGAAAG CACACATTAA
- the slc16a13 gene encoding monocarboxylate transporter 13 isoform X2 encodes MTDRKLKSQSQEDGAEGPDGGWGWVLVVALFVSTSLVFGLMRGLGIFFVEFVQYFEESAQAISWISSIGLAAQQFFSPLGAALCNAYNTRLVVMTGGFLSGLGLILASQATCLVHLYFTMGIISGLGWGLVFTPMVATVMANFTRRRALAVGLGFSSIGLSSFAFNPLFQLLVETYAWRGALLILGGLSLNIMACGALIQPECHSKASTKVDSQSRSSRPDLLQRVSSYLEVSLLCERPYLTYALGVTLLNFGYFVPYFHLVAHSRQVGFSEYRAAFIMSAAGVTDIFGRIASGWFSDLGHFRVVHLLTLWTVLAGVFIMLLSVSSWTGSYAVMIVISLLYGFCSGALTSMVFAVVPMIMGVERMMGGLGLLQLIESCAGLLGTPLSGWLRDMTGNYTASFVVAGSFVLLGSLTMTTLPHYFSCAEPPPPQRPVFVDNSETLNLELGQKDGCPSEFNHQTVGQRER; translated from the exons ATGACCGACAGAAAGCTGAAATCCCAGAGCCAGGAGGATGGAGCAGAAGGCCCGGACGGAGGCTGGGGCTGGGTGCTGGTCGTGGCGTTGTTCGTCAGCACCAGCCTGGTGTTTGGACTGATGCGTGGTTTGGGGATCTTCTTTGTGGAGTTCGTCCAGTACTTTGAGGAGAGCGCTCAGGCCATCTCCTGGATCTCATCCATCGGCTTGGCAGCGCAGCAGTTCTTCA GCCCGCTGGGTGCAGCTCTATGTAACGCTTATAATACCAGGCTGGTTGTGATGACAGGAGGTTTTCTTTCCGGACTCGGACTCATCCTGGCCTCACAGGCCACCTGCCTGGTTCACCTCTACTTCACTATGGGAATAATCTCAG GTTTGGGGTGGGGGCTGGTCTTCACCCCCATGGTGGCCACAGTCATGGCTAACTTCACCCGTAGACGAGCGCTGGCTGTGGGTCTGGGTTTCTCTAGCATCGGCCTTTCTTCCTTCGCTTTTAACCCACTTTTCCAGCTGCTGGTGGAGACGTATGCGTGGCGCGGAGCCCTGCTCATCCTGGGGGGCCTCAGCCTCAACATCATGGCCTGCGGAGCCCTTATCCAACCAGAGTGTCACTCTAAAGCCTCAACAAAG gtGGACTCACAGAGCAGATCATCACGGCCTGACCTCCTGCAGAGAGTCTCCTCCTACCTGGAGGTGTCGCTGCTTTGTGAGAGGCCGTATCTCACCTACGCCTTAGGTGTAACTCTTTTAAACTTCGGCTACTTTGTGCCATATTTCCACCTGGTGGCCCACAGCCGCCAGGTGGGCTTCTCCGAGTACCGAGCGGCATTCATCATGTCAGCCGCAGGCGTCACAGACATTTTTGGCCGAATCGCGTCAGGCTGGTTCTCGGACTTGGGGCACTTTCGGGTGGTGCATCTGCTGACCTTGTGGACAGTTTTGGCGGGAGTGTTCATCATGCTGCTGTCCGTGAGCTCCTGGACGGGCTCCTACGCTGTAATGATTGTGATCAGCCTTCTCTACGGTTTCTGCTCTGGCGCTTTGACCTCCATGGTGTTTGCTGTGGTGCCGATGATCATGGGCGTGGAGCGCATGATGGGAGGCCTGGGGCTCCTGCAGCTGATCGAGAGCTGTGCAGGACTGCTGGGTACGCCGCTGTCAG gttGGCTCAGAGACATGACAGGAAACTACACGGCCTCCTTTGTGGTCGCCGGCTCTTTTGTGCTCCTCGGTAGTTTGACCATGACCACGCTGCCTCACTATTTCTCCTGCGCGGAGCCTCCACCTCCTCAGAGACCCGTCTTTGTTGATAACAGCGAGACGTTAAATTTAGAGCTCGGACAGAAGGACGGCTGCCCGTCTGAATTCAACCATCAAACCGTGGGACAACGAGAAAGGTGA